Proteins encoded within one genomic window of Rossellomorea vietnamensis:
- a CDS encoding DEAD/DEAH box helicase — protein sequence MKAIHQKLIKERCGTVSFKRGEAYYRSNKVTLDEYSRHFCRGTVMGEEEFHVTIQEDSKGEIEASCSCPKLASFDKDCQHIAAVLLKMENEERRMKRNEEGVTEEFFTLFQEESFRSPAKLRHFENRQIVPCEFLIHPTSTQDGGEMLGIECIIDGSKLKPIRSFLEYINEGKPFHVSGSFIFNPEFHCFETDTAAVIQYLVNVSKGSGNKNDDGYLLIPPSLWDNLIPLLKLAKDVNLQHNARTHEGFTQGELPLPIQFYFKQAQAVGYRLYISGLDNMTILEEYQTVIHDGVFTQLDSMDVKRLTELKRLLGHSGSRFIPISPDQIGFFLEKVAVGLKKLGEVQISDDIAERLESAPLVAKLYLDRVKNRLLAGLEFHYDQIVIHPLENREAPSGSLLIRNVEKENTILEWMDEFSFGKTEGGYYLHNEDLEYEFLTYGVTKLQKDIQIYATTAVRNRISRGNHHPKIRVKVKKERMNWLEFTFEMDGIPDRQIMELLGALEEKRKYYRMRNGSLLSLESKEFQDIQRFMHTSQAEKNDLVKGLEQPLHQSLHLLDTVEGGHSFTFEHSFQEFYRQLMNPDSREISVPSLLDERLRNYQKTGFRWMKTLSHYGFGGILADDMGLGKTVQSITFIVSVLEEIREKKLPALIVCPSSLTYNWNSECGKFAPEVNVLIMDGNQAVRKKKQKGMRDADVIITSYPLLRSDSKWYERQKFHTVFFDEAQAFKNPLTQTARSVKKIEANNRFALSGTPVENSLEELWSIFHVVFPGLFKGLKDYSRLTRKDIAKRIKPFVLRRMKKDVLSELPGKEEITHYSELLPQQKELYAAYLAKLKHDTMKHLDKNTLRKNKIKILAGLTRLRQICCHPGLFVDGYHGSSAKFLELMELLEESRLSGRRVLVFSQFTKMLEMIGRELTLKGQSYFYLNGTTPSEERVKMCSRFNEGERNLFLISLKAGGTGLNLTSADTVILYDTWWNPAVEEQAADRAHRMGQENTVKVLKLIAKGTIEEKMNELQEKKRNLIRDIMDPDEKMVQTLTEEELKEILSIDQ from the coding sequence TTGAAAGCTATACATCAAAAACTCATAAAAGAACGCTGCGGTACTGTTTCCTTCAAACGGGGAGAGGCGTATTACCGCTCCAACAAGGTGACATTAGACGAATATTCGAGACATTTTTGTCGAGGGACTGTAATGGGGGAAGAAGAATTTCACGTTACCATTCAGGAGGATTCAAAAGGTGAAATCGAAGCGAGCTGCAGCTGCCCCAAGCTTGCATCATTTGATAAGGATTGTCAGCATATAGCTGCTGTGCTTTTGAAGATGGAAAATGAAGAGCGAAGGATGAAAAGGAATGAAGAAGGCGTAACAGAGGAGTTTTTCACATTGTTCCAGGAGGAATCCTTCCGTTCCCCCGCTAAGCTTCGTCATTTTGAAAACAGACAGATTGTGCCATGTGAATTTCTGATTCATCCAACGTCTACCCAAGATGGGGGAGAGATGCTTGGAATTGAATGTATCATAGATGGATCTAAGCTAAAGCCGATTCGATCCTTTTTGGAATATATAAATGAAGGGAAACCCTTTCATGTTTCAGGCTCATTCATATTCAATCCGGAGTTTCATTGTTTTGAGACTGATACAGCAGCTGTCATTCAATATCTTGTGAATGTGTCAAAGGGTTCAGGTAATAAAAACGATGATGGCTATTTGCTTATTCCTCCATCATTATGGGATAACCTCATTCCACTACTCAAACTTGCTAAAGACGTTAATTTGCAGCATAACGCAAGAACCCATGAAGGGTTTACACAAGGGGAGCTGCCTCTTCCAATACAATTCTACTTTAAGCAGGCCCAGGCTGTAGGTTACAGGTTATACATTTCCGGACTGGATAATATGACGATTTTGGAAGAATATCAAACCGTCATTCATGATGGTGTTTTTACGCAGCTTGATAGTATGGACGTGAAAAGACTTACTGAATTAAAGAGATTGTTAGGCCATTCAGGGTCACGGTTCATCCCTATTTCCCCGGACCAGATCGGCTTTTTCCTTGAAAAAGTGGCTGTGGGATTGAAGAAATTAGGGGAAGTTCAAATATCAGATGACATTGCGGAAAGGTTGGAATCGGCACCGCTTGTTGCAAAGCTTTATCTCGATCGGGTGAAAAACCGATTGTTAGCCGGACTTGAATTCCATTATGATCAAATCGTTATTCATCCCCTGGAAAATCGGGAAGCGCCATCAGGTTCCCTTCTCATACGAAATGTAGAGAAAGAAAATACCATTCTTGAATGGATGGACGAGTTTTCTTTCGGGAAAACAGAAGGTGGTTACTACTTACACAATGAAGATTTGGAATATGAGTTTTTAACCTATGGAGTGACGAAGCTTCAAAAGGATATTCAAATTTATGCCACAACCGCTGTAAGAAACAGGATTTCCCGAGGGAATCATCATCCAAAAATAAGAGTCAAAGTAAAAAAGGAACGAATGAACTGGCTGGAATTCACTTTTGAAATGGATGGCATCCCGGATAGACAGATCATGGAGCTCCTCGGGGCATTGGAAGAAAAACGGAAGTATTACAGGATGCGAAACGGCTCTCTCTTATCACTGGAATCAAAGGAGTTTCAAGATATCCAGCGCTTCATGCATACGTCACAAGCAGAGAAGAATGATCTCGTGAAAGGGCTCGAGCAACCATTGCATCAAAGCTTACACCTTCTGGATACAGTTGAAGGGGGGCATTCATTTACTTTTGAACATTCCTTCCAAGAATTTTACAGGCAGCTTATGAACCCAGACAGCCGGGAGATTTCGGTGCCTTCCCTATTAGACGAGCGGCTGAGAAACTACCAGAAGACAGGCTTTCGCTGGATGAAGACTCTTTCCCATTATGGGTTCGGCGGGATCCTGGCTGATGATATGGGGCTTGGGAAAACGGTTCAGAGCATCACGTTTATCGTATCGGTTCTTGAAGAAATCAGGGAAAAGAAGCTTCCGGCCCTGATTGTCTGTCCCTCTTCCCTGACGTATAACTGGAACAGCGAATGTGGGAAATTTGCCCCCGAGGTCAATGTCCTCATCATGGACGGTAACCAGGCTGTACGAAAGAAGAAACAGAAAGGTATGAGGGATGCGGATGTAATCATCACTTCCTATCCTTTACTGCGAAGCGATAGTAAATGGTATGAACGACAGAAATTCCATACGGTCTTTTTTGATGAGGCACAGGCTTTCAAAAATCCACTCACCCAAACGGCAAGAAGTGTGAAGAAGATAGAAGCGAATAATCGCTTCGCCTTGTCCGGAACTCCTGTAGAGAATTCACTTGAAGAATTATGGTCCATCTTCCACGTTGTATTTCCGGGATTATTCAAAGGACTTAAGGATTACAGCCGTTTAACAAGAAAAGATATAGCGAAAAGAATCAAACCATTCGTTCTTCGCAGAATGAAGAAAGACGTGTTATCTGAACTTCCCGGAAAAGAAGAAATTACCCATTATTCAGAGCTTCTGCCCCAGCAAAAAGAATTGTATGCGGCTTATCTCGCCAAGCTGAAACACGATACGATGAAGCATTTGGATAAGAACACGCTAAGGAAAAACAAAATTAAAATTCTCGCCGGATTGACCCGTTTAAGACAAATCTGCTGCCATCCCGGATTATTTGTAGATGGTTATCATGGCTCATCAGCAAAATTCTTAGAGCTGATGGAGTTGTTGGAGGAGTCCAGGTTGTCAGGCAGAAGGGTCCTGGTCTTTTCGCAATTTACGAAAATGCTTGAGATGATCGGGAGAGAGCTGACACTCAAAGGACAATCCTACTTTTACCTGAATGGAACCACTCCGTCAGAAGAGAGGGTTAAGATGTGCAGTCGATTTAATGAAGGGGAACGGAATCTCTTTCTCATCTCTCTAAAGGCAGGTGGAACAGGGCTGAATTTAACGAGTGCCGATACGGTGATTCTATATGATACATGGTGGAATCCCGCTGTAGAGGAACAAGCAGCGGACAGGGCCCATCGGATGGGACAGGAAAATACGGTGAAAGTGCTGAAGCTGATTGCCAAAGGAACGATCGAAGAGAAGATGAACGAGCTGCAGGAAAAAAAGAGGAACCTGATCCGGGATATCATGGACCCTGATGAAAAGATGGTTCAGACCTTAACCGAAGAGGAATTGAAAGAAATCCTATCCATAGATCAATAA
- a CDS encoding serine hydrolase domain-containing protein: MIKEHAETEHFSGTVLVQRDGESFLELAFGSADRSEGRENTLDTRFGIASGCKLFTAIAICQLIEKGEVSFHTPIKEYFEGAFPHFDESVTIHHLLTHTSGIPDYFDEEVMDDFEDLWKQTPMYLMRKGEDFLPLFQNGHMKFSPGERFHYNNAGYIILGLMIEKLSGMTVQKYINKHIFEPANMNTSGYFRLDRLPENTAFGYIDEPDSSWRTNMYSIPIKGGADGGAYVTGPDMLSFWEALLTNKLLDEESTRLISEPHVRVKEGVNYGYGMWLNLPHKHHVMGYDPGVSFHSAYYPEENIKTVILSNESSGAFAIMKLIESYFNR; the protein is encoded by the coding sequence ATGATAAAAGAACATGCAGAAACGGAGCATTTTTCTGGAACGGTTTTGGTACAGAGAGACGGGGAGAGCTTCTTAGAATTGGCATTTGGGTCGGCCGATCGAAGTGAAGGAAGAGAAAATACCCTGGATACACGATTTGGTATTGCATCGGGTTGTAAATTGTTTACTGCTATAGCCATCTGTCAACTTATAGAAAAGGGAGAAGTTTCATTTCATACGCCGATAAAAGAATACTTTGAAGGCGCATTCCCACATTTTGATGAGAGTGTGACCATCCATCATTTACTTACCCATACCTCGGGAATTCCTGATTATTTTGATGAGGAAGTGATGGATGATTTTGAGGATTTGTGGAAACAGACCCCAATGTATTTAATGAGAAAAGGGGAAGATTTTCTTCCCCTCTTTCAAAATGGCCATATGAAATTTTCTCCTGGTGAAAGGTTTCATTATAACAATGCCGGATATATCATTCTGGGGTTGATGATCGAGAAGCTTTCAGGGATGACGGTGCAAAAGTACATCAATAAGCATATCTTTGAACCGGCGAATATGAACACATCTGGGTATTTTCGTCTGGATCGATTACCTGAGAATACAGCTTTTGGGTACATTGATGAGCCAGACAGCTCATGGAGAACCAATATGTATTCCATTCCCATAAAGGGTGGTGCGGACGGCGGGGCATATGTCACGGGTCCTGATATGCTTTCGTTCTGGGAGGCACTTTTAACCAATAAGCTTCTTGATGAAGAGAGTACAAGGCTCATTTCAGAACCCCATGTTAGAGTCAAAGAAGGGGTGAACTACGGGTATGGTATGTGGTTGAATCTCCCCCATAAGCATCACGTGATGGGGTATGACCCAGGGGTGAGCTTTCATTCTGCCTATTATCCTGAAGAGAATATAAAGACAGTCATTCTCTCAAACGAGAGCTCTGGTGCTTTCGCTATTATGAAATTGATAGAAAGCTATTTCAATAGATAA
- the crcB gene encoding fluoride efflux transporter CrcB, whose translation MIYLLVGAAGMVGALLRYYLGIFAGGWWDYTFPMGTFLANMIGSFALGYVTMYIFQMKKVPSMAATAIGTGMIGSFTTFSTFSVETVNLLTHSHLVLALIYILGSMFGGLFMSWAGFTIGKQQFNLYKRKGV comes from the coding sequence ATGATCTATTTATTAGTTGGTGCAGCCGGTATGGTCGGGGCCCTGCTGCGATATTATCTTGGGATATTTGCCGGTGGATGGTGGGATTATACGTTTCCTATGGGGACGTTTCTTGCAAATATGATTGGAAGCTTCGCGTTGGGATATGTCACAATGTACATATTTCAGATGAAGAAGGTCCCTTCAATGGCAGCCACAGCCATCGGGACAGGGATGATTGGATCTTTCACTACTTTTTCCACATTCAGTGTCGAAACGGTCAACCTTCTTACTCATTCCCATTTGGTTCTGGCACTTATTTATATATTAGGAAGCATGTTCGGTGGTTTATTTATGTCATGGGCAGGCTTTACAATTGGGAAGCAGCAATTTAATCTGTATAAGCGAAAGGGGGTCTAA
- a CDS encoding acetate uptake transporter, translating into MNHTQTTQRVQITTADPSALGLFGLAMVTLVASSAKLGWTDGVSFVLPWAIFLGGIAQLMASFGDAKHNNTFGMTAFGAFGLFWLGVGTSWLISFGVFGEAAAAAIDPSQLGIAYIGYLIFSIFMTVGAMETHKVLFIIFVLIDFLFIGLSLSTLGVAPEATHKLAAISELFIALFSFYGSAASVLNTHFGKETLPVGKPFGIFK; encoded by the coding sequence ATGAATCACACACAAACCACTCAACGGGTTCAGATCACGACAGCTGATCCATCTGCCCTTGGACTTTTCGGACTGGCCATGGTCACTCTTGTAGCTTCTTCTGCAAAACTCGGATGGACTGACGGCGTGTCGTTCGTATTACCTTGGGCGATTTTCCTCGGAGGCATTGCCCAATTGATGGCAAGCTTTGGAGATGCAAAGCACAATAATACATTCGGTATGACTGCATTCGGTGCTTTCGGATTATTCTGGCTGGGGGTTGGGACTTCCTGGTTGATTTCATTCGGGGTATTCGGAGAAGCAGCGGCGGCTGCAATAGATCCAAGTCAGCTCGGCATAGCCTATATAGGCTATCTGATATTCAGTATCTTCATGACAGTTGGTGCCATGGAGACTCATAAGGTCTTATTCATCATTTTTGTCCTGATCGATTTCTTATTCATCGGCCTTTCCCTGTCCACACTGGGAGTCGCTCCTGAAGCCACGCACAAATTAGCAGCGATCTCTGAACTGTTCATTGCCCTTTTCAGCTTTTACGGTTCAGCCGCAAGTGTATTGAATACACACTTCGGTAAAGAAACGCTTCCTGTTGGAAAGCCATTTGGAATTTTTAAATAA
- the mgtE gene encoding magnesium transporter encodes MTLSMTENEITLAIIQSLKDGKKSIFLDIIEELQPYDIAQQYLHIPSKHRNKFLLYLPLEELTEFIQEIEREDQLLVLEKLGIEKSTKVLDLMENDNLATLLTDLEPEKIEELLSEMNQAESQVVQNLMTYEPETAGRIMNNRYVWIPKHYTVREAVDKLKHFAELAEYLNYLYVIDDEKKLIGVISYKDLLLSELLDKIEDIMYSRVVKVDVHTDQEEVAKLISRYDFITLPVIEEDGRLVGVITVDDIIDVVIQEANEDIEKLSASGKSIDFTTKPFVAAYRRLPWLVLLLFIGLVSGSIIDRFSATLEQVVALAFFMPMIAGMTGNTGTQSLAVVVRGLVSNDLDIKQVIKLVFRELWVGIIIGVTCAVMIALIAFVWQGNIVLGLVVGSSLLITLIIGTLAGTIIPLILYKFNIDPAVASGPLITTINDILSLLIYFGIATMFITKLM; translated from the coding sequence ATGACATTATCCATGACGGAAAATGAAATCACCCTTGCCATTATCCAAAGTTTGAAAGATGGAAAGAAAAGCATTTTTTTAGATATAATTGAAGAGCTTCAGCCATACGACATTGCTCAGCAATATCTACATATCCCGTCCAAGCACCGGAATAAATTCCTTTTGTATTTACCTCTTGAAGAGCTTACGGAATTCATTCAGGAGATTGAAAGGGAAGATCAGTTGCTCGTTTTGGAGAAGCTCGGGATAGAGAAATCTACAAAGGTCCTCGATCTGATGGAAAATGACAACCTGGCCACATTGCTGACGGATTTGGAGCCCGAGAAAATAGAGGAATTACTTTCAGAGATGAACCAGGCAGAGTCTCAGGTTGTTCAAAATCTCATGACATACGAACCGGAAACAGCCGGCCGGATCATGAACAACCGCTATGTGTGGATACCTAAACATTATACGGTCCGTGAAGCAGTGGATAAACTGAAGCATTTCGCGGAACTCGCCGAATATTTGAACTATCTCTATGTCATTGACGACGAAAAGAAATTGATAGGCGTCATTTCCTACAAGGATTTATTACTTAGCGAATTACTAGATAAAATTGAAGATATCATGTACAGCCGTGTGGTTAAAGTTGATGTCCATACCGATCAGGAAGAAGTGGCCAAATTGATCAGCCGCTATGACTTCATCACACTTCCGGTCATTGAAGAAGACGGAAGGCTTGTCGGGGTCATCACCGTCGATGACATCATTGATGTGGTCATTCAAGAAGCCAATGAGGATATTGAGAAGTTATCCGCATCGGGTAAATCCATCGACTTTACGACCAAACCATTTGTTGCAGCCTATCGACGTCTTCCGTGGCTTGTTTTATTACTGTTCATAGGACTCGTTTCGGGAAGCATCATTGACAGATTCTCTGCAACCCTGGAACAGGTCGTGGCTCTTGCATTCTTTATGCCGATGATTGCGGGGATGACCGGGAACACTGGTACGCAATCTCTGGCCGTTGTCGTCAGGGGACTGGTCTCGAATGATTTGGATATTAAACAAGTCATAAAGCTCGTTTTCCGGGAATTATGGGTAGGCATCATCATCGGTGTGACTTGTGCCGTCATGATCGCCCTGATTGCCTTTGTGTGGCAGGGCAATATTGTGTTAGGACTCGTGGTGGGAAGCTCCTTACTGATAACATTAATTATCGGAACGTTGGCAGGAACCATCATCCCCCTCATCCTATATAAATTTAACATAGATCCTGCCGTTGCTTCCGGACCTTTGATCACAACGATCAATGATATTCTATCCCTTCTGATCTATTTTGGCATTGCCACCATGTTTATTACAAAATTGATGTAA
- a CDS encoding O-methyltransferase has translation MSTNTWKQVDQYYASKLQKSDSIMESVLKENSEAGLPAIDVSPNQGKFLSLLAQLKGAKSILEIGTLGGYSTIWLARALPEDGRLVTLEFSETHAKVAARNIRNAGVEEKVEIKVGAALDTLPSLKGPFDFIFIDADKQNNANYLKWALQLAQPGAVIITDNVVRGGRVIDENSEDESVQGVRSFAEMLSREDRIDSTVVQTVGSKGYDGFVMGIVK, from the coding sequence ATGTCAACCAATACTTGGAAACAAGTCGATCAATATTATGCTAGTAAACTACAAAAATCGGATTCCATTATGGAGTCAGTTTTGAAAGAAAATAGTGAAGCCGGACTTCCTGCAATCGATGTATCTCCGAATCAGGGGAAGTTCCTTTCCTTACTTGCCCAGCTTAAAGGAGCAAAAAGCATTCTGGAAATAGGGACCTTGGGTGGGTACAGTACGATTTGGCTTGCCAGGGCCCTCCCGGAAGATGGACGTCTGGTCACCCTTGAGTTCAGTGAAACACACGCAAAGGTTGCCGCACGAAATATTCGTAATGCGGGGGTAGAAGAAAAGGTGGAAATCAAAGTGGGTGCGGCTCTTGATACCCTGCCGTCTCTCAAAGGTCCATTTGATTTCATTTTCATAGACGCCGATAAACAAAACAATGCCAATTATTTAAAGTGGGCACTTCAACTGGCCCAGCCTGGGGCGGTCATCATTACAGATAATGTGGTTCGTGGCGGAAGGGTGATTGACGAAAATAGTGAAGATGAAAGCGTTCAAGGGGTCAGGTCCTTTGCCGAGATGTTGTCTCGAGAAGACAGGATCGATTCAACAGTCGTTCAAACAGTCGGCTCGAAGGGGTATGATGGGTTTGTAATGGGAATTGTGAAATAA
- the tyrS gene encoding tyrosine--tRNA ligase — translation MDQKWESLSKTQQQEVERQLLQYKNGVHEIIPEAELKQKLVKSISTGHPLKIKLGLDPTAPDVHIGHTVVLNKLRQFQENGHTVQLIIGDFTGKIGDPTGKSVARKQLTDEEVKRNAQTYFEQFGKVLDKEKVELHYNSSWLSSLNLEDVIHLSSKITVARLIERNDFSKRLSEKKPISLHELFYPLMQGYDSVALESDVELGGTDQQFNVLMGRHLQEHYNQEKQVVILLPLLEGLDGVDKMSKSKHNYIGIDEDPNQLFGKTMSIPDELITKYFNLITDLSLEEKERVALEIKSGALHPRDAKILLGKTIVRMYHGKAAAEQAESQFKEVFQKGALPEDIPEEEWMGEKNISVVDLLVALNMQSSKSEARRMIINGGIRINSEKVLDVQSNVEIKDGMVLQVGKRKFVRVRVKNEI, via the coding sequence ATGGATCAGAAATGGGAATCTCTTTCAAAAACTCAGCAGCAAGAAGTCGAAAGGCAGCTCCTGCAATATAAAAATGGAGTGCATGAAATCATTCCAGAAGCAGAATTGAAACAAAAACTGGTGAAATCAATCTCCACTGGCCATCCTTTGAAAATCAAACTGGGGCTGGATCCAACTGCTCCGGACGTTCACATCGGACATACAGTAGTACTGAATAAGTTAAGACAATTTCAGGAAAACGGTCATACCGTACAGCTGATTATCGGGGATTTCACGGGTAAAATCGGGGATCCCACGGGGAAATCTGTTGCAAGGAAGCAACTGACGGATGAAGAAGTGAAAAGAAATGCCCAGACCTATTTTGAACAATTCGGAAAGGTACTGGACAAGGAAAAAGTGGAGCTTCACTACAATTCAAGCTGGCTATCATCCCTGAACCTTGAAGATGTGATTCACTTATCTTCAAAGATCACAGTCGCGCGCTTGATCGAGCGAAACGATTTCTCCAAACGGTTATCAGAAAAGAAACCGATTTCACTTCACGAACTTTTCTACCCTTTGATGCAGGGATATGATTCCGTCGCCCTTGAAAGTGATGTGGAGCTTGGGGGTACAGACCAACAGTTCAATGTCCTGATGGGGAGACATCTTCAGGAGCATTACAACCAGGAAAAGCAAGTGGTCATATTATTGCCATTACTTGAAGGGCTTGACGGCGTTGATAAGATGTCTAAATCGAAACATAATTACATCGGGATTGATGAAGATCCCAATCAATTGTTTGGGAAGACGATGTCGATCCCTGATGAGCTAATAACAAAATACTTTAATCTGATCACCGATTTATCGTTAGAAGAAAAGGAGAGGGTAGCACTTGAAATAAAGAGTGGGGCACTTCACCCGAGGGATGCCAAAATCCTTCTAGGAAAAACGATTGTCAGGATGTATCACGGTAAAGCAGCAGCGGAACAGGCAGAGAGCCAGTTCAAGGAAGTTTTTCAAAAGGGGGCACTTCCTGAAGATATTCCTGAGGAGGAATGGATGGGTGAAAAAAACATTTCAGTAGTCGATCTCCTTGTAGCCTTAAACATGCAAAGCTCAAAGAGTGAGGCACGCAGGATGATAATAAATGGAGGCATCAGGATCAATTCAGAAAAGGTTCTGGATGTGCAGTCGAACGTTGAGATTAAAGATGGGATGGTTTTGCAGGTAGGCAAGAGAAAATTCGTACGGGTAAGAGTGAAAAACGAAATATAA
- a CDS encoding GNAT family N-acetyltransferase — MGTVKIEKANMEDALILTGLKKNVFDTEKEKWLGNQEDIVDHNIQPPGYDSIEMTKYMIRELNYFKILYEGMLVGGLILTVVGKRHGRVDRIFVDPSYQGKGIGTIVMGEMESEYPEVMTWELETSSRQLNNHRFYEKMGYKKIFETDDEFCYEKKMKEGVFVQGESREITIQGDTLSDEDLSELQVEYSNLNNIDFYGINGSYSTFSNSNLMGAGFNNCNLSESRFQNINLQKALIADLNLSQSELAHVTLGGVHVHDTNLGEKNEHIRFERCDLHGSKLDNCNLNHVEIANCDVTRMKINGISVEDLMKAYESVQDKRKD; from the coding sequence ATGGGTACTGTAAAAATAGAAAAGGCTAATATGGAAGATGCATTAATCCTTACCGGACTAAAAAAGAACGTTTTCGATACCGAAAAAGAAAAGTGGCTAGGGAATCAGGAAGATATCGTGGATCACAATATCCAGCCGCCAGGCTATGATTCAATCGAAATGACTAAGTATATGATCAGGGAATTGAATTATTTTAAGATCCTTTATGAAGGGATGCTTGTAGGGGGATTGATTCTAACTGTGGTCGGCAAACGCCACGGAAGAGTCGACCGGATATTCGTTGATCCCTCATACCAAGGAAAAGGAATCGGCACTATAGTAATGGGAGAAATGGAATCTGAGTATCCAGAAGTGATGACATGGGAGCTTGAGACCTCAAGTCGACAACTGAATAATCACCGTTTTTATGAAAAAATGGGTTACAAGAAGATCTTTGAAACGGATGATGAATTCTGCTATGAGAAAAAAATGAAAGAAGGGGTTTTTGTTCAGGGTGAGTCAAGGGAGATCACCATTCAAGGTGATACATTAAGCGACGAGGATCTTTCTGAACTACAGGTGGAGTATAGCAACCTGAATAACATCGATTTCTATGGAATCAATGGAAGCTATTCCACTTTTAGCAACAGCAATTTGATGGGTGCCGGGTTCAACAATTGCAATCTCAGTGAGTCCCGTTTTCAAAACATCAATCTTCAAAAAGCGTTGATTGCAGACCTTAATTTGTCTCAAAGTGAACTGGCTCATGTCACACTGGGGGGAGTACACGTTCATGACACAAACCTTGGCGAAAAGAATGAGCACATCAGGTTTGAACGATGCGACTTGCATGGTAGTAAGTTGGATAACTGCAATTTGAACCATGTCGAAATTGCAAACTGTGATGTAACCCGTATGAAGATCAATGGCATATCAGTGGAAGATCTCATGAAAGCATACGAATCGGTTCAGGACAAAAGGAAAGATTAA
- a CDS encoding DUF2202 domain-containing protein has translation MNPYQFYRQFKPFYLDGYSRTPGNQSLESNLQKAINGEYSAIICYEKLAKMAPTEDERKRILEIRKDEKRHLKSFTDIYRNLTGMEYSPQLQEGCPNSYKKGLDFAFRDEQDTVDFYYSVSDGVQDAFIKETFRRAAVDEQNHAVWFLYYAMQNKGSRGASRQVDYGAKGALAAGALSVPQMLNYAIQDEYLAQARYDRILENFGNVRTFLQIKEAELRHITALQTLFQRYGLPLPEDQSQSYTTTPDSLKSAYAAGVQGEIDNMAMYDRFLTFNLPQDVRIVFTQLRNASQNHLAAFERGLAR, from the coding sequence ATGAACCCATATCAATTTTACCGACAATTCAAACCTTTTTATCTTGATGGCTATTCCCGGACACCGGGAAATCAATCTTTGGAGTCAAATCTTCAAAAAGCCATCAATGGTGAATATAGCGCCATTATTTGTTATGAAAAGCTTGCGAAAATGGCCCCTACAGAAGATGAAAGAAAACGGATCCTTGAAATACGCAAGGACGAAAAAAGACATTTGAAGTCATTCACTGACATCTATAGAAATTTGACAGGGATGGAGTATAGTCCTCAATTGCAGGAAGGTTGTCCGAACTCGTATAAAAAGGGATTGGATTTTGCCTTCCGGGATGAGCAGGATACGGTGGATTTTTATTATAGCGTTTCGGATGGTGTACAGGATGCCTTTATAAAAGAGACATTTCGTCGTGCAGCTGTTGATGAACAGAATCACGCCGTATGGTTTTTATATTATGCCATGCAGAATAAAGGCAGCAGGGGTGCATCAAGACAAGTGGATTACGGGGCAAAAGGAGCACTTGCTGCTGGTGCCCTTTCAGTTCCCCAGATGCTCAATTATGCCATACAGGACGAATACCTTGCCCAGGCACGATACGATCGGATCTTAGAGAATTTCGGGAATGTCCGCACTTTTTTACAGATCAAAGAAGCAGAGTTGCGTCATATTACCGCATTGCAGACTTTGTTCCAACGCTACGGATTGCCGCTCCCTGAAGATCAATCCCAATCGTACACAACCACTCCGGATTCATTAAAAAGTGCCTATGCAGCAGGGGTTCAAGGGGAGATTGATAATATGGCTATGTATGATCGTTTTTTGACGTTTAATCTGCCTCAGGATGTGAGGATCGTCTTCACACAATTGAGAAATGCTTCACAGAATCATTTAGCTGCATTTGAGAGAGGACTGGCAAGATAA